From a single Stackebrandtia endophytica genomic region:
- a CDS encoding VOC family protein, whose amino-acid sequence MTTTRGIKTVLHPVTDVERAKKVYTALLGFAPQSDEPYYVGYEAEGEHIGLVPGGGPQGMSSPVTYWEVDDIDAKVAELVAAGATVTEAAHEVGGGRRVATVTDPDGNVLGVLQDE is encoded by the coding sequence ATGACGACGACGCGGGGAATCAAGACCGTGCTGCATCCGGTGACCGATGTGGAGCGGGCCAAGAAGGTGTACACGGCGCTTCTCGGCTTCGCGCCGCAGAGCGACGAACCGTACTACGTGGGGTACGAGGCCGAGGGGGAACACATCGGACTGGTTCCCGGCGGCGGTCCACAGGGGATGAGCTCGCCGGTCACCTACTGGGAGGTCGACGACATCGACGCGAAGGTCGCCGAACTGGTCGCAGCCGGGGCCACCGTGACCGAGGCCGCCCACGAGGTCGGCGGGGGCCGTCGAGTGGCGACCGTGACCGACCCCGACGGCAACGTCCTCGGAGTCCTGCAGGACGAGTAG
- a CDS encoding helix-turn-helix transcriptional regulator gives MSTTSGRLLALLSLLQTPRDWPGGELADRLGVSLRTVRRDVDRLRDLGYPVEAKLGSVGGYRLVAGTAMPPLLLDDEEAVAVAVGLRVAAAQSLAGAGDSGIRALAKLEQVLPSRLRRRVKAVGAATASITRWQPPTVDAELLATLALAAAGHDRIRFDYRRPDRPVDKRLVEPDAVVAAGHRWYLVGFDLDRNDRRIFRADRIERLEPTGVRFTRTPVSSDVAADLVAASLARLSPIHSAEVIIHADAVEAARRFGEHPAQLRPLDDGRCLLTGYADALPWLAIRLLSLGLEFRVLGPPELIDYVAELGQRAARSVD, from the coding sequence ATGTCCACCACCTCGGGCCGGTTGCTGGCACTCCTCTCCCTCCTCCAGACCCCTCGCGACTGGCCGGGCGGCGAACTGGCCGACCGCCTCGGCGTCAGCCTGCGGACCGTGCGCCGCGACGTCGACCGACTGAGGGACCTCGGCTATCCGGTCGAGGCGAAACTGGGATCGGTGGGCGGGTATCGGCTGGTCGCCGGGACGGCCATGCCGCCGCTTCTGCTCGACGATGAGGAGGCCGTGGCGGTCGCCGTGGGGCTGCGCGTCGCCGCTGCGCAATCCCTCGCCGGGGCCGGTGACTCCGGAATCCGAGCACTGGCGAAACTCGAACAGGTGCTGCCATCCCGATTGCGACGGCGGGTGAAGGCGGTCGGCGCGGCGACGGCTTCCATAACCAGATGGCAGCCCCCGACGGTCGACGCCGAGCTGCTGGCGACGCTCGCGTTGGCCGCCGCCGGCCACGACCGGATTCGATTCGACTACCGACGTCCGGACCGACCCGTGGACAAACGACTCGTCGAACCCGACGCGGTGGTAGCGGCGGGACACCGCTGGTACCTGGTCGGTTTCGATCTCGACCGGAACGATCGGCGGATCTTCCGAGCGGACAGGATCGAACGGCTGGAGCCCACCGGGGTGCGATTCACCCGTACGCCGGTGTCGTCCGATGTGGCCGCCGATCTGGTGGCGGCCTCCCTCGCCCGGTTGAGTCCGATTCATTCCGCCGAGGTGATCATTCACGCCGACGCGGTGGAGGCCGCGCGCCGTTTCGGTGAACATCCGGCGCAGCTGCGGCCACTCGACGACGGCCGCTGCCTCCTGACCGGGTACGCCGATGCGTTGCCCTGGTTGGCGATCCGGTTGCTGTCGCTGGGGCTGGAGTTCCGTGTGCTCGGCCCACCCGAACTGATCGACTACGTGGCCGAGCTCGGTCAGCGGGCGGCCCGTAGCGTCGATTGA
- a CDS encoding epoxide hydrolase family protein, with amino-acid sequence MISPFTIDIPQPDVDDLRRRLRDTRWPRTLPGEGWDRGVPMDYLRRIAGHWAEAFDWREAERQLNRFTQFTTEIDGDPLHFVHVRSSREDAVALLLCHGWPNSFVEFSRTIPLLTEPEDPTAPAFHVVVPSIPGFGFSALPEGTKTTVHLVAQRLVTLMDRLGYRRYGTQGGDLGAYLAPEVATIAPDRVIGVHVDGGLGFPTDDDIAEMSPSDRAEYDELTGWTSSGLDHHALLRRAPQTMSYAWADSPVGLLAWHLHKFKEFGYLTETPDEAIDLDQMLTNVSIYWFTGTEGTSSWPMYETEKSVFPLGQRTVPSGVYGGGPDLFRRYAEKYNTIVHWPQPEPVGHFIAMEQPQNHVADIRAFFEKVRLGQVMHSGRLIDHR; translated from the coding sequence ATGATCAGTCCGTTCACCATCGACATCCCGCAGCCCGACGTGGATGATCTGAGGCGAAGGCTCCGCGACACCCGTTGGCCCCGAACTCTTCCCGGCGAGGGGTGGGACCGGGGGGTGCCGATGGACTATCTGCGCCGGATCGCCGGTCACTGGGCCGAGGCGTTCGATTGGCGAGAGGCCGAGCGTCAACTCAACCGGTTCACGCAGTTCACCACCGAGATCGACGGCGACCCACTACATTTCGTGCACGTCCGTTCGTCGCGAGAGGACGCCGTTGCGCTGCTGTTGTGTCACGGATGGCCCAACTCGTTCGTCGAGTTCAGCCGGACGATTCCGTTGTTGACCGAACCCGAGGACCCGACGGCGCCCGCGTTCCACGTGGTCGTTCCGTCGATTCCCGGATTCGGATTCTCCGCACTGCCCGAAGGCACCAAGACGACGGTGCACCTGGTGGCACAACGGTTGGTGACGTTGATGGATCGGTTGGGATACCGCCGTTACGGCACACAGGGTGGTGACCTGGGGGCGTACCTGGCGCCGGAGGTGGCGACGATCGCCCCCGACCGGGTCATCGGGGTCCATGTGGACGGTGGCCTGGGCTTCCCCACCGACGATGACATCGCCGAGATGTCGCCGAGCGACCGGGCCGAGTACGACGAACTGACCGGATGGACCTCCAGCGGTCTCGATCACCACGCGCTGCTGCGGCGGGCTCCCCAGACGATGAGCTACGCGTGGGCCGACTCCCCGGTCGGATTGTTGGCCTGGCACCTGCACAAGTTCAAGGAGTTCGGCTATCTGACCGAGACACCGGACGAGGCGATCGACCTGGATCAGATGTTGACCAACGTCAGCATCTACTGGTTCACCGGCACCGAGGGCACCTCATCCTGGCCGATGTACGAGACCGAGAAATCGGTGTTCCCGTTGGGGCAGCGGACGGTCCCCAGTGGCGTGTACGGCGGAGGTCCCGACCTGTTTCGTCGGTATGCGGAGAAGTACAACACGATCGTGCACTGGCCACAGCCCGAGCCGGTCGGGCACTTCATCGCCATGGAACAACCGCAGAACCACGTCGCGGACATCCGGGCGTTCTTCGAGAAGGTTCGGTTAGGTCAAGTCATGCACAGTGGACGGCTCATCGATCACAGATGA
- a CDS encoding DUF6907 domain-containing protein, with the protein MRQEHDITGTGSVLDRPPRPQVVRCVRCGATDAMLIFDLGQPHRARCAATEPCLTGPETTVLTCPFWCVVDHSDETGQSGWNHFSDENTVVIRNGTDVHEVTMGIMAWQGVDGEFEPTEVYLASPAMEMYLSPAQAAAFAGQLGVLARLADPAPPADARMRPLARPA; encoded by the coding sequence ATGCGCCAGGAGCATGACATCACCGGCACCGGGTCGGTGCTCGACCGACCACCACGACCGCAGGTGGTCCGCTGCGTGCGCTGCGGCGCGACCGACGCGATGTTGATCTTCGACTTGGGCCAACCACACCGGGCACGATGTGCGGCGACCGAGCCCTGCCTGACCGGACCCGAGACGACCGTCTTGACATGTCCATTCTGGTGTGTCGTTGATCATTCCGACGAGACCGGACAGTCGGGTTGGAATCATTTCTCGGACGAGAACACGGTAGTCATCCGCAATGGAACCGACGTTCACGAAGTCACCATGGGCATCATGGCCTGGCAGGGCGTCGACGGTGAGTTCGAACCCACCGAGGTCTACCTGGCCAGCCCCGCTATGGAGATGTATCTGTCTCCCGCACAGGCGGCGGCGTTCGCCGGTCAGCTGGGAGTCTTGGCTCGACTGGCCGATCCCGCGCCACCCGCCGACGCCAGGATGCGACCGCTCGCGCGCCCCGCTTGA
- a CDS encoding GNAT family N-acetyltransferase, which yields MRVRLRPDGRRQALLDPGGDPTSVADLLSAVVADTDREVIIELADDDGLLSTVLTVGFVERRHENIYEVECDVAVSALVDHQITPEWTVEAADRVDLDRLRELDDELRQDVPGISGWRWSREAFLAEMQSPSCDPRLYRVLVDASGDYHGICRIWRNPQQSRIGFVGVSRQHRRGGLATALLADTLREARRIGLSTLVLEADTTNVSNRLADKIGARRIGGTVELVHRGDATRG from the coding sequence GTGCGGGTCAGATTGCGACCCGACGGCCGACGTCAAGCCCTGCTGGATCCCGGCGGCGACCCCACCTCGGTCGCCGACCTGCTCTCCGCGGTGGTCGCCGACACCGATCGGGAGGTCATCATCGAATTGGCGGACGACGATGGGCTGCTGTCTACTGTGCTCACCGTCGGCTTCGTCGAGCGACGTCACGAGAACATTTACGAGGTGGAGTGTGACGTTGCCGTGAGTGCGCTCGTCGATCATCAAATAACTCCGGAGTGGACGGTCGAGGCGGCCGATCGAGTAGACCTCGATAGACTGCGCGAATTGGACGATGAATTGAGGCAGGACGTGCCGGGTATATCCGGATGGCGATGGAGCCGCGAAGCCTTTCTCGCCGAAATGCAGTCGCCGTCGTGCGACCCGCGGTTGTACCGGGTACTGGTCGACGCTTCCGGCGACTATCACGGGATCTGCCGCATCTGGCGCAACCCACAGCAGTCCCGGATCGGGTTCGTCGGGGTCAGCCGTCAACACCGTCGCGGTGGTCTGGCCACCGCACTGTTGGCGGACACGCTGCGCGAGGCGCGGCGGATCGGGCTGTCCACGCTGGTGCTTGAAGCCGACACCACGAATGTGTCGAACCGGCTCGCCGACAAGATCGGAGCACGCCGGATCGGCGGCACCGTCGAACTGGTCCATCGCGGAGACGCGACAAGGGGTTGA
- a CDS encoding RidA family protein has translation MSRSVSLIRSTSLSDVAQYAYAATAAGGSRLIFPAGACPLNEDGTTAAVGDYAGQARKVMENLRTALNDAGADLTDVVYTRVLVASSRQEDLVTAWNVVRETFGDHDAPSTLFGVTVLGYDDQLVEVEAVAAVRDE, from the coding sequence ATGTCACGGTCAGTCTCACTCATCCGTTCGACCTCACTGTCCGATGTGGCCCAGTACGCTTACGCCGCCACTGCGGCCGGAGGATCCCGCCTGATCTTCCCCGCGGGTGCCTGCCCACTGAACGAGGATGGCACCACCGCAGCAGTCGGCGACTACGCCGGACAGGCCCGGAAGGTGATGGAGAACCTGCGTACCGCCCTGAACGACGCGGGCGCGGACCTCACCGACGTGGTCTACACCAGGGTGCTCGTCGCGTCCTCGCGACAGGAGGACCTGGTGACGGCGTGGAACGTCGTGCGTGAGACCTTCGGCGACCACGACGCACCGAGCACCCTGTTCGGGGTGACGGTGCTCGGATACGACGACCAGCTCGTCGAGGTCGAGGCAGTCGCGGCGGTGCGCGACGAGTAG
- a CDS encoding urease subunit gamma — translation MQLVPSDTEKLLLYVAGMVARDRLDRGLRLNHPEAVALLSTWVLERAREGATVPELMNDGTTVLKRRQVMDGVPEMIPYIQVEATFPDGRKLVTITEPIQ, via the coding sequence ATGCAACTCGTTCCATCCGACACCGAGAAGCTGCTGTTGTATGTGGCGGGAATGGTGGCGCGCGACCGTTTGGACCGTGGGCTGCGCCTCAACCATCCCGAGGCCGTCGCATTGCTGTCCACCTGGGTACTGGAACGGGCCCGTGAGGGCGCAACGGTGCCCGAGCTGATGAACGACGGCACCACAGTGCTCAAACGCCGTCAGGTCATGGACGGCGTTCCCGAGATGATCCCGTACATCCAGGTCGAGGCCACCTTCCCCGACGGGCGCAAGCTCGTCACGATCACGGAGCCGATTCAATGA
- the ureB gene encoding urease subunit beta, translating into MIPGEIYPRIEPVEINVGRESQQIVIVNNGDRPIQIGSHIHLPDTNPALEFKREEAEGYRLDIEAGKSIRFEPGVSKIVDIVEFGGDKTVPGLQP; encoded by the coding sequence ATGATCCCCGGCGAGATCTACCCCCGAATCGAACCGGTCGAGATCAACGTCGGTCGAGAGAGCCAACAGATCGTCATCGTCAACAACGGCGATCGCCCGATCCAGATCGGCTCCCACATCCATCTTCCCGACACCAACCCCGCTCTCGAGTTCAAACGCGAGGAAGCCGAGGGCTACCGACTCGACATCGAGGCGGGTAAGTCGATCCGGTTCGAGCCCGGCGTGAGCAAGATCGTCGACATCGTCGAGTTCGGGGGCGACAAGACGGTTCCCGGACTTCAGCCCTGA
- a CDS encoding urease subunit alpha yields MQSIERDEYVTMYGPSVGDQIRLADTDLWIEVEEDRTCGGDESVFGGGKTIRESMGQSTVLRSQGALDVVITNVIILDHWGIVRADVGIRDGRITAIGKSGNPDVMDGIHPDLIIGPSTDVIAGEGKILTPGAVDTHVHFLSEIEMMEALTTGTTTVIGGGVGPTEGSKATTVTPGAHSLALMHRALDRLPLNVILFGKGSTVSLDAMREEAVAGAGGYKVHEDWGATPAVIDKSLVAAEEFGLQVALHADSLNETGYLEQTLAAINGRGIHVFHSEGAGGGHAPDIMAVAGYDYVLPASTNPTLPYTANTVAEHVDMLMVVHHLNPKVPEDKAFAESRIRASTMAAEDYLHDIGAISITSSDAQAMGRIGELICRTWQVAHVMKRRFGPLGSGPADNERARRYVAKYTICPAVAHGIDHEIGSIEAGKLADLVLWDPAFFGIRPTSVIKAGAIVAAPLGDPNGAVPMPQPVFLRPTLPARAAAAATLATSWVSPLAMEDGLREKLGLSRRMAAVKPTRNITKADMPNNTALPKITIDPDKFRVTVDGELMNAYAVDELPLTQRYTLF; encoded by the coding sequence ATGCAATCCATTGAACGCGACGAATACGTCACGATGTACGGCCCCAGCGTCGGCGACCAGATCCGTCTGGCCGACACCGACCTGTGGATCGAGGTCGAGGAGGACCGCACCTGCGGTGGTGACGAGTCGGTCTTCGGCGGCGGCAAGACCATCCGGGAGTCCATGGGACAGAGCACCGTCCTGCGGTCACAGGGTGCGCTCGACGTCGTGATCACCAACGTGATCATCCTCGACCATTGGGGAATCGTGCGCGCCGATGTGGGCATCCGCGACGGCAGGATCACCGCGATCGGCAAATCCGGTAATCCCGACGTCATGGACGGAATCCACCCCGACCTCATCATCGGCCCGTCCACCGACGTGATCGCCGGCGAGGGGAAGATCCTCACCCCCGGTGCGGTGGACACCCACGTCCACTTCCTCAGCGAGATCGAGATGATGGAGGCGTTGACCACCGGAACCACCACCGTGATCGGCGGCGGGGTCGGCCCGACCGAGGGCTCGAAAGCCACCACGGTCACGCCAGGCGCGCATTCACTGGCGTTGATGCACCGCGCGCTGGACCGCCTCCCGCTCAACGTGATCCTGTTCGGCAAGGGCAGCACCGTCTCGCTCGACGCCATGCGGGAGGAGGCCGTGGCCGGCGCCGGTGGCTACAAGGTGCACGAGGACTGGGGAGCCACACCCGCCGTCATCGACAAGTCCCTGGTCGCCGCCGAGGAGTTCGGTCTCCAGGTCGCACTGCACGCCGACAGCCTCAACGAGACCGGGTACCTGGAACAGACCCTCGCCGCGATCAACGGCCGCGGCATCCACGTGTTCCACTCCGAAGGCGCCGGAGGCGGACACGCACCCGACATCATGGCGGTCGCCGGTTACGACTACGTGCTGCCCGCCTCGACCAACCCGACGCTGCCCTACACCGCCAACACGGTCGCCGAACACGTCGACATGTTGATGGTGGTGCACCACTTGAACCCGAAGGTGCCCGAGGACAAGGCGTTCGCCGAATCGCGTATCCGGGCCTCCACCATGGCCGCCGAGGACTATCTGCACGACATCGGTGCCATCTCGATCACCTCCTCCGACGCCCAGGCGATGGGACGCATCGGGGAACTGATCTGCCGTACCTGGCAGGTCGCGCACGTGATGAAGCGGCGATTCGGCCCGTTGGGTTCGGGGCCGGCCGACAACGAGCGGGCCCGCCGTTACGTCGCCAAGTACACGATCTGCCCGGCGGTGGCGCACGGCATCGATCACGAGATCGGGTCGATCGAGGCGGGCAAACTCGCCGACCTGGTGCTGTGGGATCCGGCGTTCTTCGGAATCCGGCCCACCTCGGTCATCAAGGCGGGCGCGATCGTGGCGGCGCCGTTGGGCGACCCCAACGGCGCGGTACCGATGCCGCAGCCGGTGTTTCTTCGGCCAACGCTGCCGGCTCGGGCGGCGGCCGCCGCCACGCTGGCCACCTCCTGGGTGTCACCGTTGGCCATGGAGGACGGGCTTCGGGAGAAGCTGGGTTTGAGTCGCCGGATGGCGGCGGTGAAACCGACCCGGAACATCACCAAGGCCGACATGCCCAACAACACCGCGCTTCCCAAGATCACGATCGACCCGGACAAGTTCCGAGTCACCGTGGACGGGGAACTCATGAATGCCTACGCCGTCGACGAGTTGCCGCTGACTCAGCGGTACACGTTGTTCTAG
- a CDS encoding urease accessory protein UreF, with protein MSGEFGALLLSDARLPIGGHAYSAGLEPGLLDGMSATDIPRYLEARLRTVGFVEAAAAVLAHRTVTRDPDGLGTVHDALLARTPSAPARQVSAMLGRGLYRLGTRLWPDHPAITALRGLGNAPQRPVAFGVVAAAMNLDAEHIARSSLYDDAQTVASAALKLAPADPVDVVGWVLAAEPTISRLVSEAVAEWTPDTLPSVTAPQIEVWSLDHKHRTRRIFVA; from the coding sequence GTGTCAGGTGAATTCGGTGCCCTACTGCTGTCGGACGCGCGGTTGCCGATCGGCGGTCACGCCTACTCGGCGGGACTGGAACCGGGCCTACTCGATGGGATGTCCGCAACGGACATTCCCCGGTACCTGGAGGCCCGACTGCGAACCGTCGGGTTCGTCGAGGCGGCTGCCGCGGTGTTGGCTCACCGCACCGTGACCAGGGATCCGGACGGTCTGGGCACCGTCCACGACGCACTGTTGGCTCGCACGCCCAGCGCGCCGGCCCGGCAGGTGTCGGCGATGCTGGGCCGGGGGCTGTACCGATTGGGCACCCGGTTGTGGCCCGATCATCCGGCGATCACGGCACTGCGCGGGCTCGGCAATGCTCCACAGCGGCCGGTCGCGTTCGGTGTGGTGGCCGCCGCGATGAACCTGGACGCCGAGCACATCGCCCGTTCCAGTCTCTACGACGATGCGCAAACCGTCGCCTCGGCGGCGCTGAAACTCGCTCCCGCCGATCCCGTCGACGTCGTCGGCTGGGTGCTGGCGGCCGAGCCCACGATCTCACGACTGGTGTCGGAAGCGGTCGCCGAATGGACCCCCGACACCCTGCCATCGGTGACCGCACCACAGATCGAGGTGTGGTCGCTGGACCACAAACACCGAACCAGGAGGATTTTCGTTGCCTGA
- the ureG gene encoding urease accessory protein UreG — MRLGVAGPVGTGKSTLIATLCRELAAELSIAVVTNDIYTDEDARLLRAAGVLPVERIHAVETGACPHTAIRDDVTPNLLAIEDMEAKFTPLDLVIVESGGDNLTATFSPALADAQIFCLDVAGGGDVARKGGPGIERADLLVVNKTDLAPHVNVDAEAMVADAQRARDGLPVLALSQRDDASVQRLADWVRTTLTGYRAGSHIARDPGPMAPHSHGDGEPHTHDDGVTHAHA; from the coding sequence ATGCGACTGGGAGTCGCCGGCCCCGTCGGTACCGGAAAGAGCACCCTCATCGCGACACTGTGCCGGGAACTGGCCGCTGAACTGAGCATCGCCGTCGTCACCAACGACATCTACACCGACGAGGACGCTCGCCTGCTGCGCGCCGCCGGGGTGCTGCCGGTCGAACGGATTCACGCTGTCGAGACCGGGGCCTGCCCGCACACGGCGATCCGGGACGATGTGACCCCGAACCTGCTGGCGATCGAGGACATGGAGGCCAAGTTCACGCCCCTCGACCTCGTCATCGTCGAAAGCGGCGGCGACAACCTGACCGCGACGTTCAGTCCCGCACTGGCCGACGCACAGATCTTCTGTCTGGACGTCGCCGGCGGCGGAGACGTGGCCCGCAAGGGCGGACCCGGCATCGAGCGCGCGGACCTGTTGGTGGTCAACAAGACCGACCTCGCCCCTCACGTCAATGTGGATGCCGAAGCCATGGTTGCCGACGCTCAGCGCGCCCGCGACGGCCTTCCGGTCCTGGCGTTGAGCCAGCGCGACGACGCGTCGGTTCAACGACTCGCAGACTGGGTGCGCACCACGTTGACCGGTTACCGAGCCGGAAGCCACATCGCCCGGGACCCCGGTCCGATGGCACCGCACAGCCACGGTGACGGCGAACCACACACCCACGACGACGGCGTCACGCACGCACACGCATGA
- a CDS encoding urease accessory protein UreD → MSTTAPGSRPDTNAPTVVAVDLVNGRPRLSMRNGTYLSPRPLPPKGNLARITLMSIYAMLLGGDDVHIDIRVGSGVGLEIVEPSGVVAYDAHGRNQQWTVTATVADAGFLVWRSAAFVVTAGADVIRRTTLDIAAGGCALMSETIALGRSYEDAAGPFRSINRVSHDGRPLLVEDIDLRDRHLTQSVGILGDNRVMSTVMLLGKAPQEMVAACESPLHGPGALARAVAGHAHEAEQLVDGSWHRWRTEFATPRRAAPPQRSASPESARPATRASEDETPVLT, encoded by the coding sequence ATGAGTACCACCGCACCGGGAAGCCGACCCGACACGAACGCGCCCACCGTGGTCGCCGTCGATCTGGTCAACGGGAGACCGCGACTGTCCATGCGCAACGGCACCTACCTGAGTCCTCGACCGTTGCCCCCCAAGGGAAACCTCGCGCGCATCACGTTGATGAGCATCTACGCCATGTTGTTGGGTGGCGATGACGTCCACATCGATATCCGGGTGGGTTCGGGAGTCGGCCTGGAGATCGTGGAGCCGTCGGGCGTCGTCGCCTACGACGCACACGGTCGGAACCAACAGTGGACGGTGACCGCGACGGTCGCCGACGCCGGCTTCCTGGTGTGGCGGAGCGCTGCCTTCGTCGTGACGGCGGGCGCCGACGTCATTCGGCGTACCACACTGGACATAGCCGCCGGTGGGTGCGCCCTGATGTCGGAGACCATCGCGCTGGGGCGAAGCTACGAGGACGCTGCCGGTCCGTTCCGATCGATCAACCGGGTCTCCCATGACGGGCGACCACTGCTGGTCGAGGACATCGACCTACGCGACCGGCACCTGACTCAGTCGGTCGGCATCCTGGGTGACAACCGGGTGATGAGCACCGTGATGCTGCTGGGCAAGGCTCCACAGGAGATGGTCGCCGCATGCGAGTCACCACTGCACGGCCCCGGCGCGTTGGCGCGCGCCGTGGCCGGTCACGCTCATGAGGCCGAGCAACTGGTCGACGGTTCCTGGCACCGGTGGCGCACCGAGTTCGCCACGCCTCGACGAGCCGCGCCACCACAACGTTCGGCGTCACCCGAGAGTGCGCGACCGGCGACGCGGGCATCCGAAGATGAGACGCCAGTGCTCACATAG
- a CDS encoding GNAT family N-acetyltransferase, whose product MIRSAVPADAQAIGGVKVRAWRNAYADFMSHDYLHGLDPMSEAGEWAEYLTEIPDEQRLWIAQEDDVVVGFCRTGPSDEEQDRDLGSRAAEVYGLYIEPDRIGTGLGRRLFAHAVDDLEERGHRPLCVYAYVPNTVAIRFYQRAGFRPDGTTRASEDGGVELVEARLVKPDSTR is encoded by the coding sequence ATGATCCGCTCGGCAGTTCCCGCAGATGCGCAGGCGATAGGTGGCGTGAAAGTCCGCGCGTGGCGAAACGCCTACGCCGACTTCATGAGTCACGACTATCTTCACGGGCTCGACCCGATGAGCGAGGCCGGGGAGTGGGCCGAGTATCTGACGGAGATCCCGGACGAGCAGCGCCTGTGGATCGCACAGGAAGACGACGTCGTGGTCGGGTTCTGCCGGACCGGTCCGTCCGATGAGGAGCAAGATCGAGATCTCGGTTCTCGCGCGGCCGAAGTCTACGGACTGTACATCGAACCCGATCGCATCGGCACCGGCCTGGGCAGGCGCCTGTTCGCGCACGCGGTCGACGATCTCGAAGAGCGAGGCCACCGCCCGTTGTGTGTGTACGCGTATGTTCCCAACACGGTGGCGATACGTTTCTACCAGCGAGCGGGCTTCCGGCCCGATGGCACGACTCGTGCGTCCGAAGACGGTGGTGTCGAGCTCGTCGAGGCGCGACTGGTGAAGCCGGACTCGACGCGATAG
- a CDS encoding dihydrofolate reductase family protein yields the protein MGTLRYSINVTVDGCCHHEALSANADMHRHAAENFDQADALLFGRVIYQMMEEAWRLPTSGEPPEWMEPWMVPFARTIDAKKKYVVSNTLTDVDWNSELVRGDLATEVRRLKRESERGLLTGGVTLPLALAELDLIDEYEFVVHPRIVGHGPTPFGGLSQYIDLEPVGREEFASGAVALRFRPRR from the coding sequence ATGGGAACTCTTCGCTACTCGATCAACGTCACAGTGGATGGTTGTTGCCATCACGAGGCACTCTCCGCGAACGCCGACATGCATCGCCACGCGGCCGAGAACTTCGATCAGGCGGACGCTCTGCTGTTCGGCCGGGTGATCTACCAGATGATGGAGGAGGCCTGGCGCCTGCCAACCTCAGGAGAACCGCCGGAGTGGATGGAACCCTGGATGGTGCCGTTCGCCCGGACGATCGACGCCAAGAAGAAGTACGTCGTGTCGAACACGTTGACAGACGTCGACTGGAATTCCGAACTGGTCCGGGGAGACCTGGCGACCGAGGTTCGGCGGCTCAAACGAGAATCCGAGCGGGGCCTGCTCACCGGCGGCGTGACCCTGCCACTGGCATTGGCGGAGCTGGATCTGATCGACGAATACGAGTTCGTGGTGCACCCCCGGATCGTGGGCCACGGCCCGACCCCGTTCGGAGGGCTGTCGCAGTACATCGATCTGGAACCGGTCGGACGCGAGGAGTTCGCATCCGGTGCGGTGGCGCTGCGCTTTCGTCCGAGGCGGTGA
- a CDS encoding NADPH-dependent FMN reductase: MAAVAQESPVRIAVLVGSIRTDRFCPTPAQWIADQAAKTDGVEVDLIDLADHQCPAVLNGNDPDVVLPESVRALGERLDRADAFIVVSPVYNRSYPAALKNAVDWFYSEWQLKPVGLVSYGGITGGLHAIEHLRGVFGEFNAVVLRDSIMFANFWDKFDHDGRPVDTENTDKLATSLIDQLTWWSRSLREAKQRREYPGSGIE; encoded by the coding sequence ATGGCAGCAGTAGCTCAGGAGTCCCCGGTCCGTATCGCGGTGTTGGTCGGCAGCATCCGCACCGACCGATTCTGCCCCACGCCAGCACAGTGGATCGCCGATCAGGCCGCCAAGACGGACGGCGTCGAGGTCGATCTGATCGATCTGGCCGATCATCAGTGCCCGGCCGTGTTGAACGGCAACGATCCCGACGTCGTTCTCCCGGAGTCGGTGAGGGCGCTGGGCGAGCGCTTGGACCGGGCCGACGCCTTCATCGTGGTCAGCCCGGTATACAACCGCAGCTATCCTGCCGCGTTGAAGAACGCCGTCGACTGGTTCTACTCCGAATGGCAGTTGAAGCCGGTCGGCCTGGTCTCATACGGCGGCATCACCGGCGGACTCCACGCCATCGAGCATCTTCGAGGGGTGTTCGGGGAGTTCAACGCGGTCGTGCTGCGGGACAGCATCATGTTCGCCAACTTCTGGGACAAGTTCGACCACGATGGCCGTCCGGTCGACACCGAGAACACCGACAAACTGGCGACTAGCTTGATCGATCAACTGACCTGGTGGTCGCGGTCGTTGCGTGAGGCGAAGCAACGCCGCGAGTACCCGGGGTCCGGTATCGAGTGA